A region of the Streptomyces sp. NBC_00442 genome:
GTGTTCGGCCTGGAGGCAGATACCGGTGCCGGCCGCCGCGTAGAAGCGCAGGCACTTCACGCCGGAGGCGGTGCGCGGGCCCGCCGCGTCGGCGGCGGGGACCGTGGCCAGCTCGTCGCGGTGCGGGCCCCACGCCATGTTGCGGAACACGATCCGGGGAGCGTCCGGCGTCAACGACACCGTTCCGGGGGTGACGTGGGGGCCGCCGGCCTGTGCCTGGTTCTTGCGGTTCTCACGGCCGGCCGCGTGCAGTACCGACACGGTGGCCACTCCCGCCAGGACCGCGAGGGCCGCCAGCAGGACGAGGATCTTGTTGCGAAGGGTCAAGGCCGGGCTTCCTCGGGAGAGTTGGCGGGGCGGAGCAGGAACGCGGCCGTCGCGCACGCGGTCAGGGCGGCCGCCGCCGTGCCGAGCGCGGTCCGGTCGCCCCACGCCGTCCAGGCCGCACCGAAGGCGATGGAGCAGGCGAAGCGGGCCAGCGCCTGGCCGGTCTGGATCAACGCGAGGCCGGAGGAGCGGAGTTCGGCCGGAACGGACCCGGCCGCCGCCGCCATCAGGACACCGTCGGTCGCCGCGTAGAACCCGCCGTGCAGGGCCAGCGCGAGGAAGGGGAGGGCCGGGCTCTGCCAGCCGGTCAGGAGCAGCACGTACGCGAGGAGCAGGGCGGCGTGGCCGCCGAGGAACACCTGCCACCGGCCCACCCGGTCCGCGAGCCGCCCCAGCGGCACGGCGAGCAGCAGGAAGGCGGCGGCGGTACCGAGCGGCAGCAGCGCGAACCAGCGGTCGGGCACGCCGAGCCGGTGCTGGAGCAGGAGGTAGACGAACGAGTCGCTCACCGTGGCCAGTCCCAACAGCAGCGCCGCGAGGGTGAGGTGGCGTACGGGGCGGACACGCAGCAGGGCCAGGGCCGCCTTCAGGGAGGGCCGTGGTGCTCCCTGGACCGGCGTCGCGAGCGGGGTGCGCGAGGGGACGAACAGGAGCAGGACGAGCACGCCGACGGCGGCCACGCAGAAGCTCACCGTGAACACCGCGTCATAGCCGTCGGCGGCCTGACGCAGGATCAGGAACGCGGTCAGCGGGCCGAGCAGGGCACCCGCCGTGTCCATCGCCCGGTGCACCCCGAAGGCCCGGCCGCGGGCTTCCGGCGCGCAGGCCAGCGAGATGAGGGCGTCGCGCGGCGCGGTGCGCAGCCCCTTGCCGGTGCGGTCGGCGGCGAGCACCGCACCGATCACGGGGAGCGAAGTGGCCAGCAGGAGCAGGGGTTTGCACACGGCGGAGAGGCCGTAGCCGAGCGCCGCGACCGTCTTGTGGCGTCCGCCGCGGTCGGCGAGGTGGCCGCCGAGGAGGCGGACCAGCGCGCTGAAGCCGTTGTACACCCCGTCGAGCAGCCCGAAGCCGAGCGGGGAGAGTCCGAGGCCGGTGACGAGGTACAGCGGAAGCACGGCGGTGACCATCTCCGAGGAGACGTCCGTGATGAGACTGACCGTGCCCAGTGCCAGCACGGTGGAGGCGACGGCCGAACGCCGCCCGGTGCCTGACCGGGCGGCGTCGGCAGGAGCGGCGGGGGTGCCGCGACTGTCCGCTACGTACACGTCAGCTCGTCCAAATCCCCGTGATGTCCGAGGAGTTGGCGGCCTGTCCGGCGTGCGCGGTGCCGTACATGTCCTCGATGGTGCGCAGCAGGTTGTAGTGGTTGTACGTCGTCGGGGACGAGGATCCCGGGGTCACCTGCTGGCCGTAGAGGACGGTGGGGATCTTGTTGCCGGCGAGCCGGTTGTCCTCGTCGAAGGTGATGACGAGCAGGCTCTTGTGGGTCTTGGCCCAGGTCGCGTACGCGCCCAGGTTGTTCTTCAGCCAGGTGTCGCCCGTGGAGACCGAGCAGTCGTGCATGTCGCTGCACAGGTTCGGCGTGACGAACGAGACCTGGGGCAGCTTGGTGTAGTCGCCGGGGAACTGGGCGAAGGTGTACGCCGATGACGTCGGCACGTTGGAGAAGCCGAACCACGGGTTGTGCTTCTGTGCGTACTTGCCGCTGGTGCACGTGGTCGAACCCTGGCTGGGCAGCGTCTCGTTGTAGCTCGCCCAGGTCTTGCCGGCGGCGATCACCTCGGATGCGAGGTTGGGCGCGGAGGAGAAGCCGGGGGTCACACAGCTGTCGTCGGTGACGCCCTGCGTGGAGCCGGAGAAGAGCGCGTAGTAGTTCGGCTGGCTGGGGTGCGTCTCGGCGTACGAGGCGGGCAGGCTGGCGCCGCCGGACTTCAGCGAGTTGATGTACGGGGCGCTGGAGCTGCCGATGACCTGGTTGTAGGCGTGGTTCTCGAAGACGACGACCACCACGTGGTCGGGGGTGGGGACGCTCGCCGCGGCCTGCGCCGAGGAAGCGGAGCCGAGACCGGCCCACAGGCCGGCGGACGCGGCCGCGAGGCCGAGGGCACAGAGGAACGCGGTACGGGTGCGGCGCGGAGCGGGGTCGCCGGGCACGGCTGCCTCCGGGGTGAGGGGGGCTCGGGCACGCGCCGGTCGGGACGCGGCCCTGGGGGAGAGGGCGCGCCCTGCTGCGGGCGCACCCAGAGGTTAGGGGTGTCCATGTCAACTCGGAAGGGGGAGGCGAGTGAAGACCCGGGGAACGTCCGGTGCACTCGGCGGCGGCTCCCCCGACAACCACACCGGGCCCCCTACGGTGGGACGAATGACCAGCTCCACCCTCCACCCCGGTCCTGGCAGCCCCCGAACCCCCGATCGCAGCCCGTTCTTCGACAACGCCAAGTTCCTGCTGATCGTCCTGGTCGCGCTCGGCCACAGCTGGGAGGAGGTCATCACCCCGGACACCCCGGGCCTCAGAGCCCTGCACAACCTGGTCTACTGCTTCCACATGCCGGCCTTCATCCTGCTCTCCGGCCACTTCTCCCGCAGCTTCACCGCCCGGCCCGACCAGATCCGCCGGCTGCTCGGCGGAGTGCTGGTCCCGTACCTGATCTTCGAGACGCTCTACAGCCTCGTCTACCACTGGGTGCGCGGCACGGAACTCGCGATCACCCCGACCTCGCCGACCTATCTGTGCTGGTTCCTCATCGCCCTGTTCGTCTGGCGCGTCACCACGCCGATCTGGAACTCCGTGCGCCACGCGCTGCCCATCGCCTTCGTCGTCTCGCTCGTCGCGGGCACGACCGCGGTCGGCGGGGAGCTGGCGCTCTGCCGGGTGCTGATGTTCCTGCCGTGGTTCGTCCTCGGGCTGCGGCTGCGTCCCGAACACTTCGCCCGGCTGCGCACCCGCGCGGCCCGCGTGATCGCGGTGCCCGTCTTCGCCGGCGCCCTCGCGCTCGCCTACTGGCTGTCACCGGACCCGAGCGACGACTGGCTGTCCTCGGACGCCGACGCCACCGTCCTCCAGGTGTCGCTGGTGCGGTATCTCCTGCTCAAGCTGGCCCTGTTCGCGGTGACCGCGCTCCTGGTGGCGGCCTTCCTCGCGCTGGTGCCGGGGCGCCGGACGTGGATCACGGCGTTCGGCGCGGTCACCCTCTACCCGTATCTGCTGCACGGGCTCCTGGTCCGGATCGCCGAGCACTACGGCTTCTTCCGGACCGTGGGGGCGGCGGGGCTCGCGGGGCAGCTGGGGCTCAGCGCGCTCGTGATGGCGATGGTGGTGCTGCTGTCGACGAAGCCGGTACGCGTGCTGGTCCGGCCCCTGGTGGAGCCGCGCTTCCCGGGTCGGCTCCTGCCGAGGACGCCGACGCCCGCGCCCACGCCCGTCACCGTACCCGCGGGCGCGGCGGAGCGGGAGAAGAGCCTCGTGCGGTGAAGAGCGAGGTGAGGGCGGGGTGAGAGCGCGCTGAGGGAGCGCTGAGGGCGCGGTGACGACGCTCTTTTTTTGCGGACGCGTTCGAGGGATCGGCCGCGCCGACCGGGCGGGTCAGTTCGTCGTCGTGGGCTGCCACGGGGCGGCCGGGGCGGCCGGGCCCGGGGCCTGCGTCCAGTACAGCCGTCCGTCCAGGCCGATCGCGGCCGCCACCGCGCCGACCCCGTCCTCGGCCGCCGAGGGGGCGCCGGTGAACAGGACGTTCTCGTCCGGCTTCCAGTGCGGTCCCGCGGCGCCGGGCTCCAGCGTGGCGAGCGCGCCCGACGCGGTACGGCCCGCCACGAGCGGACCCGCCGCGCCGACCATGCCGTAGCCGGAGGCGCCGCCGAGGTCGGTGGGGGCGGAGGGAACCGCGCCGGTGAACAGTACGCTCCGCACGTCGCCGGAGTCCGCGGCACGGTAGTACACCCGCACGCCGGCGCCGTCCGCGCGGGCGGACAGACCCGTCGTGTTGGGCGGGAGCCCGGTGTCGACGGCGTGCGCGGTGGCCGGGGTGCCAGGGGCCGGCTGGACCCACGTGGACATGGTCTTCGGGGTGCTGGAGAACACGTGGACGCGGCCCGCGCCGTCGGTGGCCGCCACCGGATCGCCGACGAGCGCGGCACCGCCCAGCGCGGTCCACCGGGTCCAGCCGCCGTCCTCGGTACGGGTCAGGGAGTGCAGCCGGCGGTCGCCGCCGCGCAGGAACACGGTGAGCCTGCCGGTGCCGTCGACCGCGGCGGAGGGCGTGGACATGTCGAAGATGCCGTTGCCGCCGCTGGCGTCGGGGGCGCCGAGCGAGGTCCAGGGACCGAAGCCGCCGTCCGCACGCTGCACGGTGGCCACCACCTCGCGGTGGTAGTCACCGAGGTCGGTGCCGAAGAGCGTGCGGGTGCCGAACACCGCGAGCCGGCCGTCGGGCAGACGCGTGGCGCTCACTCCGGGATCCAGGCCGTCGCCGGGCAGCAGCACGCGTTCGCCCCAGGCGCCGTTCGCGCCGGGCGCCCTGTGCCAGACGGCGAGCCGCTGGTCGAGCACGCCGAACGCCCACAGGCCGCCGTCCTTGCCGGCCTGCAGCCAGGACGTGGAGTTGGTGCGGCTGTAGCGGACCGACTCGGCCCAGTTGTTGCCGTGCGGGTCGGGCGCGACCTTGCGGTCGCCGCAACCGGCGGCGCTGGCACAGTAGTTGTCGTCCGGGTTCATCCAGGCGTACGTCTCCACGATGCCGGCCTTGGCGTCGCTCACCTGCTGGGTGAAGGTGTGCGGCAGGTGGCTGGTGTTGTACCCGAAGTAGGTCTGGACGCTGAAGTCCGGGTGGTTCACGGACCTCGCGTACTCCTGGAGGGCGGCCTGCGCGAAGCGGGCGCTGAAGATGTGGTCCTGGTGGTCGATGATCTTGCCCGGCTTGCCGTCCACGCTCGGCGTCGGGTCCATCGTGCGGACGTGCGTCGGGTGGAACCGCGTCATCAGGCCGGCGAGCGTCGTGACGAGCTGGTCCTTCGTGTACGCGAAGGGGTGCGCGGGGCTGCCCGATGCGAGCTGCGAGGTCAGCGCGGCGGTCTTGCCGTTCCACAGGCCGCGCAGACTGTGCGGCTGGTTGCCGAGGATCGTCTCGGACTCGCGCAGCTGCACCCACACCAGGTGGATCGCGGGGTGGGCGTCGAGCGTGTCGAGTTCCGCGGTGCCGCCGCCCGCGGTGGGTATGGAGCTGCGGGTCCAGGAGCTGGCCCGGTCGCCGGTCGCCATCTGCGCGTAGGCCCCGCGTATGCCGTTCTGGCGGGCCTCGGAGTAGGCGGCCCGGTCGGCCTTGGGCCGCGGGGCGCCCTTCTTGACCGGCGGCGAGTTCACGCCGTCCGCCTCGCCCGCCGTGACGTAGACCGACGTCATGGGGCGGCCCGAACGCAGGGACTGGCCGGTGTCCGGGTTCATGAAGAACAGGTCGTCGTCCGGGTGGGCCATGATCTGCATCACCGAGCCGCCGGTGGGCCGCACCGGGGGAGGGGACGCGATGGCCTGGCCGCTCGCGGGCCGTGCGTCCGCGGCGCGGGCGGCGGAGGCGTCCGCGCCCTCGCTGTCGGACGTGGCGAGTTCGGCGAACGCGCCGCCGGATATGAGCACGGCGACGAGCGCGGAGCCGGCGACGGCGCCGCGGCGTGAGAGCAGCGCGGAGCGCAGCGGCGGCCTGGACTTCATGGGTGCGGTCTTTCGGGGGGTGCGGGCGGCCTGCGGCCGGGCGGTGCGTGAGCACGGGGTCGGCGGGGGCCGTGGTGCTCGATCAGGGGTTGTCAGAACCTGATCGATCAGGAAGACGAAAGGTCCAGGAATGAGGTTCCTTCTGGCAACTCGGCAAACCATGTGGCCTTGCTCACCCCCTGGGGCTCCGCCCCAGACCCCGTTCGCGCCTGAAGGGCGCTCGTCCTCAATCGCCGGACGGGCTGAGGTGGCCCATGCCGCCCGGCACCGAGCCCCGTAAGGGGCGCGGGGAACTGCGCGGGAGGCGGGCACGGTCCGCTGACGAACCGGGGTTTTGGGGGCGCGGGGAACTGCGCGATCAGCCGTCCACGGTCCGCGCACGAAGGCGGGTTTCAGGGGCGCGGGGAACTGCGCGGGAGGCGGGCACGGTCTGCGGACGGAAGCGGGGTTAGGGGCGCGGGGAACTGCGCGGGAGGCGGGCACGGTCTGCGGACGGAGGTGGGGAGAGGGGCACCGGTAACTGCGCTAGGTGCGGGCGTGGTCCGCACACGAAGGCGGGGTCGGGGGCGTGGCCCGGGGGGCTCGGCGGGGACGGCGGGGCGGGGTCCCGCTAGGCTCGGGCTACGTACGACGTGGGAGGCGGCCAGATGACCGTGCCGGTGCCGGGGCGCAGGAGCAGTACGTTCACTCGGCTACTGCGACATGGCTTCACCGATCCCTCCGCCGCCGAGCGCCTCCTGGAGACCCCCGAGCTGGCCCCCGTCCGCACCGACCCCGTCCTCCTGGACGCGCTCGGCGCCACCGCCGACCCCGATCTGGCCCTCATCGGCCTGGTCCGCATCGTCGAGGCGCAGGACGACGACGAGCGCCGCGCCCTCCTGGACACCCTCGTCACCGCGAAGCCGTTGCGCGACCGCCTCCTCGGGGTGCTCGGCGCGTCCGAGGCGCTCGGCGACCACCTGGCCCGCCACCCGCACGACTGGCACGCCCTGGTCACCTACGAGGCCGCGGACCTGCACCCCGGCGTCGCCGAGTTCGAGCGGGGCCTGGCCGAGGCCGACGACCCCGTGACCCTGCGGGTCGCCTACCGGCGCTGCCTGCTGGCCATAGCGGCCCGCGACGTGTGCGGCACCACCGACGTGGCCCAGGCCGCCGCGGAGCTGGCCGACCTCGCCACCGCGACGCTGCGCGCCGCCCTCGCCATCGCCCGCGCCGCCGCACCCGACGACGCGGCCCAGTGCCGGCTCGCCGTGATCGCGATGGGCAAATGCGGAGGGCACGAGCTCAACTACGTCTCCGACGTCGACGTGATCTTCGTGGCAGAGCCCGTCGACGGCTTCGACGAGGGCGCCGCGATGCAGGCCGCCGGGCGGCTCGCCGCGCACCTCATGCGGATCTGCTCGGAGACCACCGTCGAGGGCGTGATCTGGCCCGTCGACGCCAACCTGCGTCCCGAGGGCCGCAACGGCCCCCTCGTGCGGACGCTCTCCAGTCACCTCGCCTACTACCAGCGCTGGGCCAAGACCTGGGAGTTCCAGGCCCTGCTCAAGGCCCGTCCGGTCGCCGGCGACCTCGAACTCGGCCAGGACTACGTCGAGGCCGTCGCCCCGCTGGTGTGGCAGGCCGCCGAGCGGGAAAACTTCGTCGCCGACGTGCAGAAGATGCGGCGCAGGGTCGTCGACAACATCCCCGCCGCCCAGGTGGAGCGCGAGCTGAAGCTCGGCCCCGGAGGCCTGCGCGACGTCGAATTCGCCGTCCAGCTCCTGCAGTTGGTGCACGGACGCAGCGACGCCACGCTGCACAGCGGCACCACCCTCGACGCTCTCGCGGCGCTGGCCGCCGGGGGCTACGTGGGCCGGGCCGACGCCGCCCAGCTCGACGAGGCGTACCGCTTCCTGCGGGCCATGGAGCACCGCATCCAGCTCCACCGGCTGCGCCGCACCCACCTCGTGCCCGAGGACGACGCCGACCTGCGCCGGCTCGGCCGGTCGCTCGGCCTGCGCACCGAGCCCGTCGCCAGCCTCCACAAGGAGTGGAAGCGGCACGCCTCGGTCGTGCGGCGCCTGCACGAGAAGCTCTTCTACCGCCCGCTCCTGGACGCCGTCGCCCAGCTCGCCCCCGGCGAGATCCGGCTCAGCCCCCGCGCGGCCGCGCACCGCCTCGAAGCGCTCGGCTACGCCGATCCGGCCGCGGCCCTGCGTCACCTGGAGGCGCTGAGCTCCGGCGTGAGCCGCAAGGCGGCCATCCAACGCACCCTGCTGCCCGTCCTGTTGGGCTGGTTCGCGGACTCCGCCGACCCCGACGCCGGTCTGCTCGGCTTCCGCAAGGTGTCCGACGCGCTCGGGAAGACCCCCTGGTACCTGCGGCTGCTGCGCGACGAGGGCGCCGCGGCCGAGAACCTGGCTCGGGTCCTGTCGGCCGGCCGGCTCGCCCCCGACCTGCTCCTGCGCGCCCCCGAAGCGGTGGCCATCCTGGGCGACCCGGACGGGCTCGCGCCGCGCGGCCGTGACCATCTCGAACAGGAGATCATGGCCGCGGTCGGCCGGGCCGAGACCACCGAAGGCGCGGTCGCGGCGGTCCGCGGGGTGCGCAGGCGCGAACTGTTCCGTACCACCGCGGGCGACCTCATCGGCTCGTACGGGACCGAGGACAGCCCCGCCGAGGAGGATCCGGGCGCCCTCGTCGACCGGGTCGGCGGCGCGGTCAGCGACCTGAACGCGTCCACCCTCGCGGGCGCCCTGCGGGCCGCCGTGCGGGCCGAGTGGGGCGACACCCTGCCAACCCGCTTCACCGTCATCGGCATGGGGCGCTTCGGCGGCCACGAGCTGGGCTACGGCTCGGACGCGGACGTCCTGTTCGTGCACGAACCCCGCGAGGGCGTCGACGAGCAGGACGCGGCGCGGGCCGCCAACCGGATCGTCTCGGAGATGCGCCGGCTCCTCCAACTCCCCGCCTCGGACCCGCCGTTGATGATCGATGCCGATCTGCGCCCGGAGGGCAAGTCCGGGCCGATGGTGCGCACCCTGAAGTCGTACGAGGCGTACTACCGGCGCTGGTCGCTGGTGTGGGAGAGCCAGGCGCTGCTGCGCGCCGAGGTGATGGCGGGCGACGCCGACCTCGGGGCCCGCTTCATCGAGCTGATCGACCCGCTGCGGTATCCGGTGGAGGGGCTGAGCGACGAGGCGGTGCGCGAGATCCGCCGCCTCAAGGCCCGGATGGAGTCCGAGCGGATGCCGCGCGGCGCCGACCCCACGCTGCACGCCAAGCTGGGACGGGGCGGCCTGTCCGACGTCGAGTGGACCGTCCAGCTGTTGCAGATGCGGCACGGCTGGGAGCTGCCGGGTCTGCGCACGACCCGGACCCGCGAGGCCCTGGCCGCGGCGCACGCCGCGGGGCTCGTCGAAACGGAGGCCGCGTCGATACTGGACGAGGCGTGGGTGCTGGCGACGCGGGTGCGCAACGGGGTCATGCTGGTCCGGGGCCGGGCCGGGGACACGTTTCCCTCCGACGGGCGGGAGCTGGCGGCGGTCGGGCGTTACCTCGGGTACGAGCCGGGGCATGTCGGGGACATGCTGGAGGACTACCGGCGCCTTACGCGCAGGGCGCGGGGGGTTGTGGAGGAGCTCTTCTACGGGGCGCACCTCTAGGGCGCAGCGGCGCCCGGGACGCGTTTTCCCACCCACCCGCCCGTGCGGCAACTCTGAAGGTGCGGCCCCCTGGGGCTCCGCCCCAGACCCCGTATCGCGCCTGAAGGGCGCTCGTCCTCAATCGCCGGACGGGCTGAGGTGGCCTGTGCTGGCCGGCACCGAGTAGCTAGGGGCGCGGGGAACTGCGCGAGACGCGGGCACGGCCCGCACTCGACACACTCGACAAGCCGGCCCGGGGGCTACGCGCCGGACGGGTGGCCCTGGCGGCGGCGCCGGAGAGGGGAACCCGGCCGCTTGGATTCGACCAGTTTCGGCAGCCGGTGAGGCAACGCGCCGTACCAGGCGCGCGAGACCAGCAGCCCGAAGCTCAGGCACAGCAGGCCCCCCACCGCGTCCAGCCAGAAGTGGTTCGCCGTGGACACGATCACCACCAGCGTGGCCATCGGGTAGAGCAGACCGAGGATCTTCGCCCAGGGAGCGGAGGCCAGTGCGAAGATCGTCAGGCCGCACCAGGTCGACCACCCGATGTGCATGGACGGCATCGCCGCGTACTGGTTCGACATGTTCTTCAGGTCGCCGGAGGCCATCGAGCCCCAGGTGTGATGCACCAGAACGGTGTCGATGAAGCCGCCGCCGTTCATCAGGCGGGGCGGCGCGAGCGGGGCGAAGAAGTAGCCGACCAGGGCCACGCCCGTCGTCGCGAAGAGCACGAGGCGGGACGCCGCGTAGCGGCCCGGATGACTACGGAACAGCCACACCAGAACACCGATGGTGATGATGAAGTGCAGTGTCGCGTAGTAGTAGTTCATGCCGACGATGAGCCATGTCACCGAATTCACGGCGTGGTTGACCGACTGTTCCACCGCGATGCCCAGGTGGTGCTCGACGCTCCAGATCCAGTCGGCGTTCCTGAGCGCCTGCGCCTTCTGTTCGGGTACGGCGTTGCGGATCAGCGAGTACACCCAGTAACTCACCGCGATCAGAAGGATTTCGAACCAGATGCGCGGCCGACGCGGACGGCGCAGGCTGCGCACCCGGGCGGTAAATCCATTTCGTCCGGGTTCGCTGGTCGTGGGTGAGGCCGACGGTCCCTTGGTTGGAGCGGCCGTCCGGCCTTCCAGAGTCTTCACGGTCATGTCACCCATAGGGAGAGAGTCTGCCAGATGCACATACCCCCCGCCGATCATCCTCCGGTCGGGTTCGTTCCGCACCCGCTACTCCCCAAGGACGATGTGCCCCCGGACGGGGCTCGGGGTCACGGCCCGCCGTGCGGGCGCGCGCCGGAGGTCGAACCGCGTACGACCAGCTCCGGCATGAACACGAACTCGCTGTGCGGTGCGGGGGTGCCGCCCACCTCTTCGAGCAGGGCGCGGACCGCGGCCTGGCCCATCGCCGTCACCGGCTTGCGGATCGTGGTCAGCGGTGGGTCGGTGAACGCTATCAACGGAGAGTCGTCGAATCCCACCACAGAGATGTCGCGCGGCACGTCGAGCCCCGCCTGGCGGGCGGCCCTGATCGCGCCGAGCGCCATCATGTCGCTGGCGCACACCACCGCGGTGCAGCCCTGGGCGATCAGCGCGGAGGCGGCCGCCTGGCCGCCCTCCAGGGTGTAGAGCGAGTGCTGGATCAGGGACTCGGCTTCGGTGAGGCTCAGACCGAGCCGGTCCTGCATGCCGGCCGTGAACCCCTCGATCTTGCGCAGGACCGGCACGAAGCGCTTGGGCCCCACCGCCAGGCCGATCCTGGTGTGACCGAGCGCCGCGAGATGCGTGACGGCGAGCCGCATCGCGGCCCGGTCGTCGGGGGAGATGAAGGGCGCCTGCACCTTGGGCGAGAAGCCGTCCACCAGGACGTACGGGACGCCCTGGGCGCGCAGCTGCTCGTAGCGCTCCATGTCGGCGGTGGTGTCCGCGTGCAGCCCGGAGACGAAGATGATCCCGGAGACGCCCCGGTCCACCAGCATCTCGGTGAGCTCGTCCTCGGTGGAGCCGCCCGGGGTCTGGGTGGCGAGCACGGGCGTGTATCCCTGCCGGGTCAGCGACTGGCCGATGACCTGGGCGAGGGCGGGGAAGATCGGGTTCTCCAGCTCCGGCGTTATCAGGCCGACGAGCCCCGCGGAGCGGCGGCGCAGTCGTACGGGCCGCTCGTAGCCCAGCACGTCGAGTGCGGCCAGGACGGATTCGCGGGTGCCCGCGGCCACACCGGGCTTGCCGTTGAGCACGCGGCTGACTGTGGCTTCGCTGACCCCCGCCTGGGCTGCGATGTCGGCGAGCCGTGCGGTCACGGGATTGGACTGTACCGGTCGCACGTCAGATTGCCCACCAGACCGCTGATTCGCCCGGCAGCACGGCCCGCGCGTCGTCGAACTCGACGGCGGCGCTGGTGAGCAGCGGCCGTCCGGGGAACGGGAGTTGGACCTCGCGGTCCAGGGTGTT
Encoded here:
- a CDS encoding MFS transporter, whose product is MYVADSRGTPAAPADAARSGTGRRSAVASTVLALGTVSLITDVSSEMVTAVLPLYLVTGLGLSPLGFGLLDGVYNGFSALVRLLGGHLADRGGRHKTVAALGYGLSAVCKPLLLLATSLPVIGAVLAADRTGKGLRTAPRDALISLACAPEARGRAFGVHRAMDTAGALLGPLTAFLILRQAADGYDAVFTVSFCVAAVGVLVLLLFVPSRTPLATPVQGAPRPSLKAALALLRVRPVRHLTLAALLLGLATVSDSFVYLLLQHRLGVPDRWFALLPLGTAAAFLLLAVPLGRLADRVGRWQVFLGGHAALLLAYVLLLTGWQSPALPFLALALHGGFYAATDGVLMAAAAGSVPAELRSSGLALIQTGQALARFACSIAFGAAWTAWGDRTALGTAAAALTACATAAFLLRPANSPEEARP
- a CDS encoding alkaline phosphatase family protein, with translation MPGDPAPRRTRTAFLCALGLAAASAGLWAGLGSASSAQAAASVPTPDHVVVVVFENHAYNQVIGSSSAPYINSLKSGGASLPASYAETHPSQPNYYALFSGSTQGVTDDSCVTPGFSSAPNLASEVIAAGKTWASYNETLPSQGSTTCTSGKYAQKHNPWFGFSNVPTSSAYTFAQFPGDYTKLPQVSFVTPNLCSDMHDCSVSTGDTWLKNNLGAYATWAKTHKSLLVITFDEDNRLAGNKIPTVLYGQQVTPGSSSPTTYNHYNLLRTIEDMYGTAHAGQAANSSDITGIWTS
- a CDS encoding acyltransferase family protein — encoded protein: MTSSTLHPGPGSPRTPDRSPFFDNAKFLLIVLVALGHSWEEVITPDTPGLRALHNLVYCFHMPAFILLSGHFSRSFTARPDQIRRLLGGVLVPYLIFETLYSLVYHWVRGTELAITPTSPTYLCWFLIALFVWRVTTPIWNSVRHALPIAFVVSLVAGTTAVGGELALCRVLMFLPWFVLGLRLRPEHFARLRTRAARVIAVPVFAGALALAYWLSPDPSDDWLSSDADATVLQVSLVRYLLLKLALFAVTALLVAAFLALVPGRRTWITAFGAVTLYPYLLHGLLVRIAEHYGFFRTVGAAGLAGQLGLSALVMAMVVLLSTKPVRVLVRPLVEPRFPGRLLPRTPTPAPTPVTVPAGAAEREKSLVR
- a CDS encoding PIG-L family deacetylase, producing the protein MKSRPPLRSALLSRRGAVAGSALVAVLISGGAFAELATSDSEGADASAARAADARPASGQAIASPPPVRPTGGSVMQIMAHPDDDLFFMNPDTGQSLRSGRPMTSVYVTAGEADGVNSPPVKKGAPRPKADRAAYSEARQNGIRGAYAQMATGDRASSWTRSSIPTAGGGTAELDTLDAHPAIHLVWVQLRESETILGNQPHSLRGLWNGKTAALTSQLASGSPAHPFAYTKDQLVTTLAGLMTRFHPTHVRTMDPTPSVDGKPGKIIDHQDHIFSARFAQAALQEYARSVNHPDFSVQTYFGYNTSHLPHTFTQQVSDAKAGIVETYAWMNPDDNYCASAAGCGDRKVAPDPHGNNWAESVRYSRTNSTSWLQAGKDGGLWAFGVLDQRLAVWHRAPGANGAWGERVLLPGDGLDPGVSATRLPDGRLAVFGTRTLFGTDLGDYHREVVATVQRADGGFGPWTSLGAPDASGGNGIFDMSTPSAAVDGTGRLTVFLRGGDRRLHSLTRTEDGGWTRWTALGGAALVGDPVAATDGAGRVHVFSSTPKTMSTWVQPAPGTPATAHAVDTGLPPNTTGLSARADGAGVRVYYRAADSGDVRSVLFTGAVPSAPTDLGGASGYGMVGAAGPLVAGRTASGALATLEPGAAGPHWKPDENVLFTGAPSAAEDGVGAVAAAIGLDGRLYWTQAPGPAAPAAPWQPTTTN
- a CDS encoding bifunctional [glutamine synthetase] adenylyltransferase/[glutamine synthetase]-adenylyl-L-tyrosine phosphorylase; amino-acid sequence: MTVPVPGRRSSTFTRLLRHGFTDPSAAERLLETPELAPVRTDPVLLDALGATADPDLALIGLVRIVEAQDDDERRALLDTLVTAKPLRDRLLGVLGASEALGDHLARHPHDWHALVTYEAADLHPGVAEFERGLAEADDPVTLRVAYRRCLLAIAARDVCGTTDVAQAAAELADLATATLRAALAIARAAAPDDAAQCRLAVIAMGKCGGHELNYVSDVDVIFVAEPVDGFDEGAAMQAAGRLAAHLMRICSETTVEGVIWPVDANLRPEGRNGPLVRTLSSHLAYYQRWAKTWEFQALLKARPVAGDLELGQDYVEAVAPLVWQAAERENFVADVQKMRRRVVDNIPAAQVERELKLGPGGLRDVEFAVQLLQLVHGRSDATLHSGTTLDALAALAAGGYVGRADAAQLDEAYRFLRAMEHRIQLHRLRRTHLVPEDDADLRRLGRSLGLRTEPVASLHKEWKRHASVVRRLHEKLFYRPLLDAVAQLAPGEIRLSPRAAAHRLEALGYADPAAALRHLEALSSGVSRKAAIQRTLLPVLLGWFADSADPDAGLLGFRKVSDALGKTPWYLRLLRDEGAAAENLARVLSAGRLAPDLLLRAPEAVAILGDPDGLAPRGRDHLEQEIMAAVGRAETTEGAVAAVRGVRRRELFRTTAGDLIGSYGTEDSPAEEDPGALVDRVGGAVSDLNASTLAGALRAAVRAEWGDTLPTRFTVIGMGRFGGHELGYGSDADVLFVHEPREGVDEQDAARAANRIVSEMRRLLQLPASDPPLMIDADLRPEGKSGPMVRTLKSYEAYYRRWSLVWESQALLRAEVMAGDADLGARFIELIDPLRYPVEGLSDEAVREIRRLKARMESERMPRGADPTLHAKLGRGGLSDVEWTVQLLQMRHGWELPGLRTTRTREALAAAHAAGLVETEAASILDEAWVLATRVRNGVMLVRGRAGDTFPSDGRELAAVGRYLGYEPGHVGDMLEDYRRLTRRARGVVEELFYGAHL
- a CDS encoding phosphatase PAP2 family protein gives rise to the protein MGDMTVKTLEGRTAAPTKGPSASPTTSEPGRNGFTARVRSLRRPRRPRIWFEILLIAVSYWVYSLIRNAVPEQKAQALRNADWIWSVEHHLGIAVEQSVNHAVNSVTWLIVGMNYYYATLHFIITIGVLVWLFRSHPGRYAASRLVLFATTGVALVGYFFAPLAPPRLMNGGGFIDTVLVHHTWGSMASGDLKNMSNQYAAMPSMHIGWSTWCGLTIFALASAPWAKILGLLYPMATLVVIVSTANHFWLDAVGGLLCLSFGLLVSRAWYGALPHRLPKLVESKRPGSPLRRRRQGHPSGA
- a CDS encoding LacI family DNA-binding transcriptional regulator, with the protein product MTARLADIAAQAGVSEATVSRVLNGKPGVAAGTRESVLAALDVLGYERPVRLRRRSAGLVGLITPELENPIFPALAQVIGQSLTRQGYTPVLATQTPGGSTEDELTEMLVDRGVSGIIFVSGLHADTTADMERYEQLRAQGVPYVLVDGFSPKVQAPFISPDDRAAMRLAVTHLAALGHTRIGLAVGPKRFVPVLRKIEGFTAGMQDRLGLSLTEAESLIQHSLYTLEGGQAAASALIAQGCTAVVCASDMMALGAIRAARQAGLDVPRDISVVGFDDSPLIAFTDPPLTTIRKPVTAMGQAAVRALLEEVGGTPAPHSEFVFMPELVVRGSTSGARPHGGP